AACAAATGACGTCTGTTGATTAAAGGCTGTTGTTTTGTACAATAGGAAACGGTAACGCTTCTATTCCTATGCAAATTGACAATTTGAATTTCAAGAGAATTCAATCAGCATTttaagtagggctgtgccgataaacgatatcatatcgaatcgcgatagaatgtatttcaaaaacgatgataagctattggcattttgactcgatatggattaatcttacagtctaacagaacgcagaaataaacacaacaacagtcagtcagcgttcagcttttatcatgcgcgtcaaagtacaaagtccatttcatactgcacttggcaaagaaaactcaacatgaggaggaaaacattactggaagctgaaacaaaggtgaaactaacctcgagttgtcatcacgcggtttatcaagtgtcttatttttttctcaatcgccggttaaacaaaacaaacttgaggcacaattgcaagcgagttacttcgaaactcaagcacaaacgtttttatatccatcgttaacataccTGCTAACATGAgatggtgcatatgaaacaaaccagcgctgccatgtacagattagagatgtaatgaagtgagtttgtgtgcacattaaaatattaaaccttgtatgtaagatgcttgcatgattaaagaaatgtactacagtttatgtgagatgtctttaaggttcactgaatgcattgaatgaatcccactactcgagcaagacattattgcagcgttatgtatgtgcgcaggtgctgagccaatagcgttcgaatgtacgcagtaacggagccctttcattggttgaatgtactgaatgaacactccctttacttaacgagtcaatggagtcaaaatgagactgaatgaactggtacatgttgtttatggcctaatatcctctgtgttgcaacagtgcattcatttaattgaattttaactggttaaaggttaacttttgttaacaaactgtatttaaaatagattcttttaaatacagtttttttattaaatatatatcgaaataaatatcgttatcgatcaatatagaaaaaaactatcgagtttacttttttgccatatcgcccagccctaattttaAGTCTTGCGTCAGTAAAACAAAGGTTGATGTAATGCAGTGTTAAAGAGGAAAGAGAATCTGTTTTCCTTGACCCAGAACCAGAATTCATCCTGTTGGAGAACCTCACGTGGCGTTACACGGTTCCATGCGTGCTTGATCTGAAGATGGGCACCAGGCAGCACGGTGATGACGCATCCGAGGAGAAGAAGGCCCTACATATCCGCAAGTGTCAGCAGAGTACATCAGCCAGTATAGGAGTGCGACTCTGTGGCATGCAGGTTAGCATATAatagtaatattaaaatattgctgttttttatattagattttattctttttcaaagctaaaacttaaatttttttacaaagtatttacattattatttgtgaaataataaatattattaatagtatTGCTTTATGCGTTGCCTTACCATagctatatttttattatacacattttattattatttatttttttaaagaaatcaaaTTGTTTTCATCGTTAATCAACATTTTGTCACAAATGCTGCTATATCTTAACTTTTGTTGAGCCCGGAACAATAATTATTGTAATGAACCCAGCAATGGCATGGTTTATTCATACGCTAAGCCCTCTTCACTTTCCCCACAGGTCTACCATTCAGACACGGGGCAGCTTATGTTCATGAACAAGTACCACGGCCGTAAACTGACCCTGTCTGGCTTTAAAGAGGCCATCTATCAGTTCTTCCACGATGGGAGGCATCTGAGGCAGGAACTCCTGTCACCCGTCCTGCGCCGACTGCAAGAAATGCAGGCGGCTCTGGAAGCCTGCGAAAGCTACCGCTTTTTCTCCAGCTCGCTCCTGATCATCTATGACGGAGACCCCCCGAGGTCCCGCCACTCTCCGGAGGATGGGCTCTCggaagaggaagaagaggaggaagagggcGGTGCTTACGGTTTCCCTCATGGCGCAGGTGCAGCTAGTAGCAGTTCCGCAGTGGTGCGACGCATGGCCAGGGCAGACAGCGGGCCGGTGGTGGACGTGCGCATGATTGACTTTGCCCATACCACGTGTCGCCATTACGGGGAGGACAGCGTTATTCACGAGGGCCAGGATAGTGGTTACATATTCGGCTTGGAGAACCTCATAACCATCATTTCCGAACTAGAAGATCACAGCACAGACTAAGCCACCGCTCAGCCCACTCCGTCCGAACTATAGAGCAGCATGACATTAAAAATGGGAAATGCAGTTCGTCTCATTGCTTATTTCTTTCTTGCCTGAAAAGTTCAGAAGTCAGTAAAATCTCAAAGCTCCACTTGttcacttgtttttttatgtctttGTTAGGTTTTTTTCCAAGTTCACAGCGAATTCGAAAGGCTAGCATTCAGAGGTCACGTGATCTGCTTTCACCCTGTGATTCAGTAGCTTCACTCACAACCCCACTGTGCtgttacaaatgttttttttttttttaattaaaaaagttCAAACGCATTGCAGACGACGTTACCTAAAAACTGTTTCCGATTCCATGCTCATTGTGTGAGAAAGTTCTGGAACTATTCGCCTGCTCTTGAGCGATCCTTATTGGATGAAGAAGAATAGTGGGCGCGGAAAGGGAAGACTGTTAACTGTCGCTCTACAACAAAGTTCCTTGCACCCATTATGAAGAGACGACTATATAGTTAGTTGACAGAAAGAGTCTATAataaagctttatttatttgtcatatttcctaaataaactaaaaaagcaatgaaaaaGCGAATGGAGACATGACTACATTCCATGTTATTAATGTTACAATAATGATATTAATGAATATTATTATTTGACATGTTCCGATACCTCTGTCTTATCTGTTGTACATGGTATGTTGGAGgaaaataaaacttttgtttGTGTTCGGTTTCGATCTCGTACTGTGTGCTGCTTTGTTTGTTAACAAGTTGACGCcctggaattataaggttctgtctgaaattttattcactttttttattcttattctgtgacaacttattaGCATTATgggatgttttttctttacgtTGTGTATATTTTGGGACCTTTTTAGAtacagatagaaccttataattccaaggagATGAAGTGCTTTAAAATGTCAGAATATAACAAATCTATATTGGTAGCCTATTAAAAgtgctgtttttaattttttggagtatctattgacagaaatgcaatacaatatacataactgtattcagaggtgtataaagacttgacataatgaagcattatgtttttattaccttagaatgagctatttctatctacagtacattcggggtccccttgcatggaattcgccatgttgtttctacagtagccctaaatggacaaactgctctacagagctcgTTTCATAaatgcgttatctccttcggcagaggagcgaaaacatgacgacatcttagctcTGGGTCAGTGGCCGTAGTGCTTAGAAAGGGAGTGGCGAGCGAGTGATCTGTTGGTGGAGTGatctgttggttgcaatttgcaatctcaccactagatacGGCTagaacactggacctttaaatttcAGATGTAtggattttaattttaaatagaATATTTAGTAGTATGGAGTTAAAAGTTAGCTTTCAAAGTCAACTAGGACCGCACAATATTTGAAAGTATCGCAAATGCGCATATCACAATGGTTGCATATCACAATAACTGaaactcaaaaaatatataagctCACATTTATAGCCAGTCACATTTTTAGGTTGACGCAAACGAGACTGAATGTTCATGCCAATGTTGAAGATGAACAACGATCAAGAagaatgtaaaacatttgtttcgATAACGGTCagattttaatattcaaataGATTTTAGAAGCTTAAAGCATATCGTATGCTAGGCCTACTTTATTTAGCAAGTTCTCACAATTTTCTGATGTCATTTGACATAATTTGTAGTATTCATAACTATAGTAAATTAAGTAGTATACTTTAATTTTAACCAACGTTCAAAATCTCgaagttttactacagtttttaTGCATTATCCCTTTGCATTTGGAAAGCTCTGTTCTAGTCCTTTGTAAAACATGTAACACAAGGTGGCTTGACCAAGCAactgtttcaaccttttcttcttAACTGGCAATTTGAATATGCAGGTCCTTGACTCGGTTACAGAAAGTCTTGTATCAATGTTAGACATACGTTAGCATCCGCTCCTTATAAAAGTAATCTGAACATTACCAATAAAGTGCACTGACGTATCTTTGGCAACTGTGTGTATTGTATTTGAAAAAAGTGTGCAAAACTGCATGTAAAAACTCTTCATGTCTCACATGCTTATTTTTTCAAGCCTTTAAGCTTCCAACCAGTAAATGTCTCATGCTGAACATGTATGGGTAAAGCTCCAAAAAACAACTCCTAATTGGTGGGCAACAGATGCCAAATGATGGATTTAGAGATCAGTCAGTGttatttgttctgtttgtctgtttaaTCCTCAGTCTCCGTGGACTGCATTGTTCCAGCGACTTGATGTAACAACATGGAATAGAGCCAATGTGCATTTATTCACGCACTAGGTGTGCATGCTGTATACGTGCATAAttctgcgtgtttgtgtggtcTGGGTCcaaatgtgtgtgtcagtgtagTTCAGCATCACCCCTCATCAAGTGCATCAGTTGCCATGGCAACGGACCTGTTTGCTAATACTGAAATCTCTATGGGAACAGAACAGTGCAATATTTTTAGTTTCTTTCTCTGGCACTGCATATTGCCCTACATACACTAAAATGTGTCCCATATAATGTCAAGTTAATAGCAAATGAATTCATCCTTAAGGATGTGGGAGAATTGTACTTCTTACATAATTGCTGTTGAATTACTGGTTTCGAGCATACAGCTTGCTCATTCAGAAGAGTTACCATTTCAATGTGATTTATAGGTACTCTTTTATTCTGCCTTTGTTCTCCATGTTTCCAAATATAGACTATAGTGAGAACAAAGCATTGCTCAGTTTTTCATTCGGCATTGTTTACCAAAGAATCGTTTAGTGCATTCAAAGTGCACACTTCTGTCTGTTTGAGGTTTCCTGGTGaagtgttattttgttttgtaataaataatttcataaaaaacaaGCATCTTTTTAGTGacactaaggcccggtttcacagacacgaNCCTCACCACTAGATACGGCTagaacactggacctttaaatttcAGATGTAtggattttaattttaaatagaATATTTAGTAGTATGGAGTTAAAAGTTAGCTTTCAAAGTCAACTAGGACCGCACAATATTTGAAAGTATCGCAAATGCGCATATCACAATGGTTGCATATCACAATAACTGAAACTCAAAAAAAATATAAGCTCACATTTATAGCCAGTCACATTTTTAGGTTGACGCAAACGAGACTGAATGTTCATGCCAATGTTGAAGATGAACAACGATCAAGAagaatgtaaaacatttgtttcgATAACGGTCagattttaatattcaaataGATTTTAGAAGCTTAAAGCATATCGTATGCTAGGCCTACTTTATTTAGCAAGTTCTCACAATTTTCTGATGTCATTTGACATAATTTGTAGTATTCATAACTATAGTAAATTAAGTAGTATACTTTAATTTTAACCAACGTTCAAAATCTCgaagttttactacagtttttaTGCATTATCCCTTTGCATTTGGAAAGCTCTGTTCTAGTCCTTTGTAAAACATGTAACACAAGGTGGCTTGACCAAGCAAcagtttcaaccttttcttcttAACTGGCAATTTGAATATGCAGGTCCTTGACTCGGTTACAGAAAGTCTTGTATCAATGTTAGACATACGTTAGCATCCGCTCCTTATAAAAGTAATCTGAACATTACCAATAAAGTGCACTGACGTATCTTTGGCAACTGTGTGTATTGTATTTGAAAAAAGTGTGCAAAACTGCATGTAAAAACTCTTCATGTCTCACATGCTTATTTTTTCAAGCCTTTAAGCTTCCAACCAGTAAATGTCTCATGCTGAACATGTATGGGTAAAGCTCCAAAAAACAACTCCTAATTGGTGGGCAACAGATGCCAAATGATGGATTTAGAGATCAGTCAGGGttatttgttctgtttgtctgtttaaTCCTCAGTCTTCGTGGACTGCATTGTTGCAGCGACTTGATGTAACAAGATGGAATAGAGCCAATGTGCATTTATTCACGCACTAGGTGTGCATGCTGTATACGTGCATAAttctgcgtgtttgtgtggtcTGGGTCcaaatgtgtgtgtcagtgtagTTCAGCATCACCCCTCATCTAGTGCATCAGTTGCCATGGCAACGGACCTGTTTGCTAATACTGAAATCTCTATGGGAACAGAACAGTGCATTATTTTTAGTTTCTTTCTCTGGCACTGCATATTGCCCTACATACACTAAAATGTGTCCCATATAATGTCAAGTTAATAGCAAATGAATTCATCCTTAAGGATGTGGGAGAATTGTACTTCTTACATAATTGCTGTTGAATTACTGGTTTCGAGCATACAGCTTGCTCATTCAGAAGAGTTACCATTTCAATGTGATTTATAGGTACTCTTTTATTCTGCCTTTGTTCTCCATGTTTCCAAATATAGACTATAGTGAGAACAAAGCATTGCTCAGTTTTTCATTCGGCATTGTTTACCAAAGAATCGTTTAGTGCATTCAAAGTGCACACTTCTGTCTGTTTGAGGTTTCCTGGTGaagtgttattttgttttgtaataaataatttcataaaaaacaaGCATCTTTTTAGTGacactaaggcccggtttcacagacacgatttagcttaagccaggactatgccttagttgaattaagatatttatgtcgcttttataaaaacgccttagaagaatacattactggcgtgcatcttgagacaaaacaatggcaatgatatattttaagatatttctgggcaagttatattcagttaagacaggtcacacattcattttagtctgggactagccttaagtctcgtctgtgaaaccgggcctatatgtACTTTTTGTAATACTCAGTACAGTAGCAGGGACATTTATTGAGGACACTCAATTCATTGACTTCGCCCTTTATGGTAATCAATACTTCATCTACAAagcgtgtttttgtttctgtgtttgtcaTAAGAAAGGCAATTTCACAAACAATAAGACTCACTCTACTGTTATGTTTTAACAAACTAACATCACATATAGGCCTAAACACTGTTATATTGCAGTAGCAACTTGGAGggaaaagaaacaataaaaaatgtcatggAGGCATTGGGAGAATCCAGCCGGACATGAATACAGAATGCTTTTGACAGCAGAGGTCATGGGTCTTGCATGCCCCTTTAGAGAAGACCacaagagagggagagagagagagaaccaggctGAGAAAGAATTAGAAAGCGCTGCTATGACGTAAATGGCGCTCCTATAAAGCACAGAGCAGAGTTTAGCTGTAGGCTGGTGTTGACTTCATTCATTGACCGCGCTGTCAACATACATTTAATCAAGCCTGCCAACTATACTAACAAGATAAACTTCCACACAATGCACACAACTAGTTTGCATGTGCTGTGGTGACTTTGcgtgtattatttttaaaaagtctaAATTGTTGCAACATGCTGTTTGTTTGAAAAAATTGTTATTTAGAATAGACTTAGAATCAAATTTCCACTTTTTTATGATAATCTAAATATTCTGTTAATTGTAATGTTATAATTTAATGTTATAGAACTATAACATTCATATGACAATGCAGATCGAATTTAATCTCATAATAAtttaatcatacatttttacaaattttatattgactttaaaaacgatgtttgattgcagactttggCATTATGAAAAAATTGGAGCCCAGTTTTTAACCTTGGTATAATCTTGTATAAAGTAAGTCCCTGTCTTTTATAGATTCACATGGAGTGAAGCGCTGAATATTTTCCACTAGATTTGATGTAACATGGGTGATGTAACAATGTCTCAGGCATTTAATATGTCTACTAGCATAATTATATACAAAAGTATTCAGAGGCACACAAATGTTTGTGGTAATCAAGAGGAAACGAACAACCTTACAGAAAATTCTGTGGTACCAAGTCCAAAACAACATGGTTGCACCATAGTACTTTTTGGCACTCCTTGTTCagtgattttaatttttgcaataaacTAGTCCTGTTTTATAGCCAGGCCTTTCATGAACCAACAGCCTTTTGTTAGCTGATACAAGGACGCCCCCTGGTGGTTATTTGTGTAAATGTTACaaggaaaacaaaacatcagCTGAGACCAAGCAAAACACGAATGACAAAAGGTTTACGACCAGTGGGCGGGTGGGGCTCAAAAGCTAAATTTaagtattttattcatattatatttttatattattattgtttatatattatattatttataatatacaaatagtttattttgtagatcGGGGTATTCAACAGCCATGGTTTACAACGCAGAGGCGACCTCTATCGTCCTTTAACGGTTATTCTGAAACAACTGTGATTGGTCCTCTTTAACTAGCGCTGAGAAAAGTAACAGGTACCACGTGACTCCCACTCATCTTCAAAGGGTTCGAACGATATTTTACATCTGATTTGTTTACCACCGAAATAAAGCCCATATATTTAAAGGCCATGTAATTGTGAATACAGAATTATTAAATATGttgagaaaataaatatattgagaaaattaacatttataccAATCGTAACCCCGGGCCCTTTAACTCCGCCCATTTTATTCTGTTCCATTATTCATTCGACTCTGACGTGTATTTGTGCTCTGGCTGATGACGTGTCCTGAACACGTTCTTCATAGGATCTGTTGACTGCTAACCGCTATACTGAAATCGTCGTCAACAGGACACCGCCATGGGCAGTAAGTCTTCTTCATTATCTTTACTCTGATACGTAACTTTATATATTATGCCGTTCAAATAGTATTATTGTTGTTTGTTAGCACCAGTGCTTcatttttcactctggaattcACTCTCGGTGctaaaatgtccaaatttgtCTCGGGTTTAACGTTACATGATTTACTGTTCAGTGAAGCTGAAACGATTTAAAACACGTCGACTTTAATTTTAGTGTGGATCAtcgttttattgtttcttttagATTGTACCGATTTTAAAGTGAGCTGATTAGCCAGGTAACTTTAACGTTAGTATTGGGGACAAACcgtgtctttttttctgtttctacaTGGACGTTTATATGTGATTTACATTTTACAGCGTATAAAACATGGCACGCAGCGTTGGTCATGCGGTCAGAATTTAACAAAGGCTCCTGACGTTTAACcaggaaataaaataaatctgttttatcTACGTTAGTGTTTTTAGTTGCGTGTATTCTTGTAGTGTAAGTTTGCGAGTGTTGTTTGGCTGTAGTTACTTCTTGTGCCGAATGATGACGTTGCAAGGAATCAGGTTCGAGTGACTTGTCTGAACTCCAGAAATCCTAAAGCCACGTAGCCTGTACTATACTGAGCTCCTTGGATAGCAACATACCCACCATGAGTGCTTTATTACGGTAACCTAATGAGTTATTTTGCTCTCTTTCAGTTAAATTCTTAGAAGTGATAAAGCCGTTTTGTGCTGTTTTACCCGAGATCCAGAAACCAGAGAGGAGGGTTTGTATCTATGTCAACATCAAGCATTTACTGCATTTGTTAATGTGGCACTTGAATGGTAACGTTACTAACTTCAATCTTTCCCAACAGATTCAGTTCAGAGAAAAAGTGCTATGGACCGCGATCACCTTGTTTATATTTCTGGTGTGCTGCCAGGTATGTGCACCCCCATACAAAACAGCTGTCAGTGCAAACATGAAACTGTTGAAGTCAAACACAATCCTTCTCGTGCGTTTAGAAATCCCTCAAAGCAAACATAAACCACCATGTTTGGGTGTGTTTTATTTGCTCTGAAACTGTAAAACCTGTATGGTTTAACCACTGATTTCTCTCCTTTAGATTCCTCTTTTTGGTATCATGTCGTCAGATTCTGCCGACCCATTTTACTGGATGAGAGTCATCCTGGCATCCAACAGAGGTGTGTATTACCTGTTACAGAAGTGTCAGACAGTGATTGAATCAACTCAGAATATTTTACAAATTATGTAATCAGGTTTTATTTGCTGATTCTCTAGATGCTCGCATTGGCTTCTAAACAGCCCGTAATGGCCAACCATTTGTTTCGTGTGGTCAGATGAAGtaataatgtgtgtgttttaggtaCTCTGATGGAGTTGGGTATCTCTCCCATTGTGACCTCTGGTTTGATAATGCAGCTGCTTGCTGGAGCTAAAATCATTGAGGTTGGAGACACACCTAAAGACAGAGCGCTCTTCAATGGAGCTCAGAAACGTACGTCCCCCTTTTATATTACCATGCTGGTTATTATCAAAGAGCTCTCAGGAATAATTGATTTTGATTGGTCACAGAATTGTAT
The Triplophysa rosa linkage group LG7, Trosa_1v2, whole genome shotgun sequence genome window above contains:
- the ip6k2a gene encoding inositol hexakisphosphate kinase 2a; protein product: MSPAIEGMQTEQQGYLGKGVLLDPFVHQVGGHSCVLRFGEQTICKPLIPREHQFYKSLPAAMRKFTPQYRGEVSVSFEEDEEGNLCLIAYPLHSELGDLENVDPSADLEPKNKMKWVSKMLLDNEGHSKDRSRISRKEKDKSVKREEELERLKQAEVFYYSLERSNASGPQLKHNPWSLKCHQQHLQRMKENAKHRNQYKFILLENLTWRYTVPCVLDLKMGTRQHGDDASEEKKALHIRKCQQSTSASIGVRLCGMQVYHSDTGQLMFMNKYHGRKLTLSGFKEAIYQFFHDGRHLRQELLSPVLRRLQEMQAALEACESYRFFSSSLLIIYDGDPPRSRHSPEDGLSEEEEEEEEGGAYGFPHGAGAASSSSAVVRRMARADSGPVVDVRMIDFAHTTCRHYGEDSVIHEGQDSGYIFGLENLITIISELEDHSTD